One Thalassospira marina DNA window includes the following coding sequences:
- a CDS encoding GlxA family transcriptional regulator, producing the protein MTRKSAPARQNPHSQKRTIACYAFDGVMSLDITGPLQVFASANTELVRQGNQPAYDIVVFAEKAGPVQTSAGIRLHADMARADINPAGIDTILVPGGEGIDVVCRDAGILAWFEAAAGACGRLGSVCSGALLLAAAGLLDGRLATTHWSRCDEMRTSYPMIGLVENRLHTYDPTGLDGDGHIFTSAGVTAGIDLALALLEDDFGRALALAVARRLVMFLKRPGGQAQFSAYLTPAIGASAKLAELLEWLPANLQADLSLEAMAERAGMSPRTFSRVFTRDLGLSPARYVERMRVEAARGLLQGGDITINRVARLCGFGHPETMRRAFHRHLSISPQDYAERFGATLFAGASVPTG; encoded by the coding sequence ATGACCCGTAAGTCAGCACCCGCACGCCAGAACCCGCATTCACAAAAACGCACCATCGCCTGTTATGCCTTTGACGGCGTGATGAGCCTGGATATCACCGGCCCGCTTCAGGTTTTTGCCTCGGCCAATACCGAATTGGTGCGCCAGGGTAACCAGCCTGCCTATGACATTGTTGTGTTTGCCGAAAAGGCAGGCCCGGTTCAGACATCGGCGGGGATCAGGCTGCATGCCGATATGGCAAGGGCAGATATTAACCCTGCCGGCATCGATACCATCCTTGTTCCGGGCGGCGAGGGGATTGACGTTGTATGCCGTGATGCGGGCATTCTGGCATGGTTTGAAGCCGCTGCTGGCGCATGTGGCCGGTTGGGTTCTGTTTGTTCCGGCGCATTATTGCTGGCGGCAGCGGGGCTTTTGGATGGTCGGCTGGCAACCACGCACTGGTCGCGCTGCGATGAAATGCGGACGAGCTACCCCATGATCGGGCTGGTTGAAAACCGCCTGCATACCTATGACCCGACCGGCCTGGATGGGGATGGGCATATTTTCACATCAGCCGGTGTGACGGCGGGCATCGACCTTGCCCTTGCCTTGCTGGAGGATGATTTTGGCCGTGCCCTGGCGCTAGCTGTGGCGCGTCGGCTGGTGATGTTTTTAAAACGCCCGGGCGGGCAGGCACAGTTTAGCGCCTATCTGACGCCAGCCATCGGAGCATCCGCCAAACTGGCGGAATTGCTGGAATGGCTGCCGGCCAATTTGCAGGCTGATCTGTCGCTAGAAGCCATGGCCGAACGCGCCGGTATGTCCCCCCGGACTTTTTCGCGTGTTTTCACCCGTGATCTGGGGCTGTCACCCGCGCGCTATGTGGAACGTATGCGTGTCGAGGCGGCGCGTGGCCTGTTGCAGGGCGGCGATATCACCATTAACCGGGTGGCGCGCCTGTGTGGTTTTGGTCATCCCGAAACCATGCGCCGCGCCTTTCACCGGCATTTATCCATCAGCCCGCAGGATTATGCGGAAAGGTTTGGCGCAACCCTGTTTGCCGGTGCATCTGTCCCAACCGGCTGA
- a CDS encoding MFS transporter, whose product MLLLTNGQVRLLFIAQALYWVCSMVGITLTSLVGVQLAPYAGLATLPLGLLVLGNLGGVQPISIYMQRHGRRAGLMAGALCGVIGALVASAGVWMGSFTVFCIGAVPIGIYQASARYYRYVALEAVESHHKGRAAAYVTGGGVLAALVAPELAVWARDALVIPFLGAYLVMVTMSVLAIVLLARVKPGDIPPRLPNGGAIMRELLLRPKIFAAVAISAIGQGVMVLIMTATPLAMKFCGFDIIQSSEVIRWHFIGMFLPAFVAGPLIDRLGAKKVATFGSVILLISGIVALGGIDQSHFLISSLLLGLGWNLMLLAGTTLLGEGHDASERGHAQAVMELANGFLGAAASFAAGMLIVNAGWDAVNIGLMPAVLVGLVILVLCGRPARVTS is encoded by the coding sequence ATGCTGTTACTGACAAATGGACAGGTGCGCCTGCTGTTTATCGCCCAGGCGCTTTATTGGGTATGCTCGATGGTCGGCATTACCCTGACATCACTGGTCGGGGTTCAACTGGCCCCTTATGCGGGGCTGGCAACGCTGCCTTTGGGGTTGCTGGTGCTGGGTAATCTGGGTGGGGTTCAACCCATTTCAATTTATATGCAACGCCATGGGCGGCGCGCAGGGTTAATGGCCGGGGCCCTTTGCGGGGTAATCGGCGCGCTGGTGGCATCTGCCGGGGTGTGGATGGGCAGTTTCACCGTGTTTTGCATTGGTGCTGTGCCGATTGGCATTTATCAGGCATCGGCGCGGTATTATCGCTATGTCGCGCTGGAGGCTGTTGAAAGCCATCATAAAGGGCGTGCTGCGGCCTATGTAACCGGCGGGGGTGTGCTTGCCGCGCTTGTTGCCCCGGAATTGGCCGTGTGGGCGCGTGATGCGCTGGTGATCCCGTTTCTTGGGGCCTATCTGGTGATGGTGACGATGTCGGTTCTGGCAATTGTGTTGTTGGCCAGGGTGAAGCCGGGCGATATCCCGCCGCGATTGCCCAATGGCGGTGCCATCATGCGTGAATTGCTGTTGCGGCCCAAAATTTTTGCTGCCGTTGCCATCAGCGCCATAGGCCAGGGTGTTATGGTGCTGATCATGACGGCAACGCCCCTTGCCATGAAATTTTGCGGCTTTGATATCATCCAGTCATCCGAAGTCATTCGCTGGCATTTTATTGGCATGTTTCTGCCAGCCTTTGTCGCCGGGCCATTGATTGACCGGCTGGGTGCGAAAAAGGTCGCAACATTTGGTTCTGTCATTTTGTTGATAAGTGGCATTGTCGCCCTTGGCGGTATTGATCAGTCCCATTTCCTGATCAGCTCGCTTTTGCTGGGGCTGGGCTGGAATCTTATGCTGCTGGCAGGCACAACGCTTTTGGGCGAGGGGCATGATGCCAGCGAACGTGGCCACGCCCAGGCCGTGATGGAACTTGCAAATGGCTTTTTGGGGGCTGCGGCATCCTTTGCCGCCGGGATGCTGATCGTCAATGCCGGCTGGGATGCGGTTAATATCGGCCTGATGCCTGCTGTTTTGGTGGGGCTGGTGATTTTGGTTCTGTGTGGTCGCCCGGCTCGGGTGACATCCTGA
- a CDS encoding glutathione binding-like protein — translation MIDLYTFGTPNGRKVSILLEELEADYTLHVVDISKGEQFAPEFLAISPNNRIPAIVDSDGPGGKKIEIFESGAILIYLAEKFGKFIPADPHARIECLKWLMWQMGGFGPMLGQAHHFLRAAKEDVPYGKERYVTEAKRLYGVLDGHLAQSHFLAGDEYSIADMACYPWACRHEWHQVDLANYPHVSRWKDEIAKRPAVARGMVVPNDR, via the coding sequence ATGATCGATCTATACACATTTGGCACGCCCAATGGCCGTAAGGTCTCCATCCTGCTTGAGGAGCTGGAGGCCGATTACACCCTTCATGTTGTCGATATCAGCAAGGGCGAACAGTTCGCGCCGGAATTTTTGGCAATTTCACCCAATAACCGGATTCCCGCCATTGTGGATTCGGACGGGCCGGGTGGCAAAAAAATCGAAATTTTTGAAAGCGGTGCAATTCTCATCTATCTGGCCGAAAAATTTGGCAAATTCATCCCGGCGGACCCGCATGCCCGGATTGAATGCCTGAAATGGCTGATGTGGCAAATGGGGGGCTTTGGGCCGATGCTGGGCCAGGCACATCATTTCCTGCGCGCAGCCAAGGAAGACGTGCCCTATGGCAAGGAACGTTACGTTACCGAGGCCAAACGCCTTTATGGCGTGCTTGACGGGCATTTGGCCCAATCGCACTTTCTGGCTGGCGATGAATATTCAATTGCCGACATGGCCTGTTATCCCTGGGCCTGCCGCCATGAGTGGCACCAGGTGGACCTTGCGAATTACCCCCATGTCAGCCGCTGGAAGGATGAAATTGCAAAACGTCCGGCCGTTGCGCGGGGCATGGTTGTGCCCAATGATCGTTAA
- a CDS encoding Lrp/AsnC ligand binding domain-containing protein produces MHPFFIFVKCELGKAYDVAAALVEEVEGVSEVYSISGPFELLVKVYIEDGQDIGRYVNEKIHALPHIKDTQTIITFNAFS; encoded by the coding sequence TTTCGTGAAATGCGAACTTGGCAAAGCCTATGATGTTGCCGCAGCACTGGTGGAAGAAGTCGAAGGTGTTTCCGAAGTCTATTCGATCTCGGGCCCGTTTGAACTGCTGGTGAAGGTCTATATTGAAGACGGCCAGGATATTGGCCGCTATGTGAACGAAAAAATTCACGCCCTGCCGCACATCAAAGACACCCAGACCATCATCACCTTCAATGCGTTTAGCTGA